One segment of Toxoplasma gondii ME49 chromosome VI, whole genome shotgun sequence DNA contains the following:
- a CDS encoding hypothetical protein (encoded by transcript TGME49_244660), giving the protein MSPHKDTPVALRPRKNAIELTHRVESLSGKPMGRCRRSLSSPAKQRRSCSDACVAPSSSKDSTRLTSLLPSLKEASSLSLASTNPARGCPASSCGPDTGRVSPLSGKKKKKQRRGGRPRISAGLHLSKKGQLQRNAVVECAFESPRFTNWVAPHRHVSVGVATRILWGRLPPVRDSRALGRLCGDSLSPSQSAASPSKSHASIRGVSVSRQGSRGVPAGDASRSLLPFSRVSLPSLSPLSSSSSSVLSVLSFASSPALAPRVASGTGDLCVDADEEGDCGEAVRTEEKEATSGGAEQVAVESGAGEEGKEITRKERLERDEVTGQCGHKDTGRSPNRENACERKQRLRRSGRNLVSGKSSHFPQQLDTARIPHVQTAARAPRLFGLHLERKTVPALTADPETGRRHLENVRQVPVLSRTSLSRAGSCAFQRYSSRTHAVPTSQCLAVKTAGLPHGCLQLHARGKKIEKKEKSGTTCTARSPEGKRISKDRPTREIEEPGQRGRSEEETIPTEKADRQKECSGKRHSEVDDQGREGNQEESNPKVKGRTEGKTQEKKDSLSVREVRDLRQRPGHSLLLNTHAVKPTEKARSSNSFFPPHSSRRSHPASPESVSDLRAPQALSVPTASTPKLSPVSPDASRERGSRVARPAVATTAPIDFEAEKATRDPPLATLKNEAATARPSRTSELSSSQSSPGESKRPTSCLSAQICRSTLRLSSDASLRACSALNASPSSLSCSLPASPSSASPSSASLSSASPPSSPCSSPSSSFSHSGLSPLVTQRGQDLRESAVTSTEQRRSKGGLGGVKKSDSQEWTFRRDRTERKLARLEQSRYFTFKHTKVDGKLELLENRRKVLEALHVLHTLYGSEICRRFGLRYTFLAEHHPTEKKAGITVKKPMQTKVLNDGETPTVVPRSLATIRLRLRKREEVNELISRSTQLAVFFHELAHLRHMNHGKDFARFLRDIFSFAASRGLVEQGMTNELPSPWKWEREVFDRAGNLTDAEIDELFEQDEKAMEAANLLCCGDSQSASAPPCDAPASRSQNLRTHGVGTFSTESGETATAPSSSSPSSPSPSSSLSSSLVSQVSRQALSAGKATGRGGDKRDAGQTVEECTQGRGPASCDEVVENPGTGLRKEKPTIVEETSSRNHTLTPDLGKRLASPVYSARRKGEATTSLQGEVLGKQTENVEEGPRETQVRFLLARIGGRHTEERALKRKESAAEKKSPNASLGNTRRPVFESAASPRPLISRRTSREQKTKGCTTSLPSSLESPVAGLLQVSSSFDCASCSSTASESSSSDARAARCAKPAGGQGATQVVNPGRSEGSRAFLERV; this is encoded by the exons ATGAGTCCACACAAAGACACCCCCGTTGCGCTCCGTCCCAGGAAGAACGCGATAGAACTCACTCATCGTGTTGAGTCTCTGTCCGGGAAGCCCATGGGAAGGTgtcgccgttctctgtcttctccagcAAAACAGAGGCGTTCATGCAGCGATGCATGCGTAGCCCCATCTTCTTCAAAGGACAGTACGCGTCTGACAtccctcctcccctctctgaAAGAAGCATCTTCGCTCTCACTCGCGTCCACGAATCCTGCTCGCGGTTGCCCTGCTTCAAGTTGTGGCCCAGACACGGGTCGAGTTTCGCCGCTCtctgggaagaagaaaaaaaagcagcgaagaggcggGCGACCTCGAATCTCCGCCGGCCTTCATCTGAGTAAGAAAGGTCAATTGCAAAGGAACGCTGTCGTCGAATGCGCCTTCGAGAGCCCGCGCTTCACGAACTGGGTTGCGCCACACAGGCATGTCAGCGTTGGTGTGGCGACGAGAATTCTCTGGGGACGCCTGCCCCCCGTCAGAGACTCCCGTGCTCTCGGACGTCTCTGCGGGGactccctgtctccttcacagtcggctgcgtcgccttcgaaGTCCCATGCGTCTATACGAGGCGTTTCAGTGTCTCGCCAAGGCTCTCGCGGAGTGCCTGCTGGAGACGCGAGTCGGTCCTTGCTGCCCTTTTcgcgcgtgtctctcccctcgctgtctccgttgtcttcgtcgtcttcgtcggtTTTGTCGGTTTTGtcgtttgcttcctctccagcgCTGGCGCCTCGGGTGGCGTCTGGGACGGGAGATCTGTGCGTCGACGCCGACGAGGAGGGGGACTGCGGAGAGGCAGTCCGGactgaggagaaagaggcgactTCAGGCGGTGCAGAGCAGGTCGCAGTGGAGAGCGGGGcgggggaagaagggaaggagataacgagaaaagagcgactcgagagagacgaggtgACGGGGCAATGCGGACACAAGGACACCGGGAGAAGTCCAAACCGAGAGAACGCCTgtgagaggaagcaaaggtTGAGGCGAAGTGGAAGAAACCTCGTGTCTGGAAAGTCATCTCACTTTCCTCAGCAACTCGACACGGCTCGGATTCCCCACGTTCAGACCGCAGCGCGTGCTCCTAGGCTCTTTGGATTGcacctggagagaaagacggttCCTGCCTTGACAGCGGACCCCGAGACAGGGCGGAGGCACCTCGAGAACGTCCGACAGGTTCCTGTCCTTTCGAGGACCTCTTTGTCGAGAGCTGGGAGTTGTGCGTTCCAGAGATACTCCAGCAGAACTCACGCGGTGCCGACGTCGCAGTGTCTCGCTGTGAAGACCGCCGGCCTGCCACACGGCTGTCtccagctgcatgcaagggGCAAGAAAattgagaaaaaagaaaaatccGGGACGACATGCACGGCGCGCTCACCTGAGGGGAAGCGAATCTCCAAGGATAGGCCGACGCGTGAGATAGAGGAGCCgggacagagaggacgcagcgaggaggaaacgaTCCCGACAGAAAAGGccgacagacagaaggaatGCAGTGGCAAACGTCATAGTGAGGTGGACGaccaagggagagaaggcaaccAAGAAGAGTCGAATCCGAAAGTGaagggaagaacagaggggaaaactcaagagaagaaggattcACTATCGGTTCGTGAAGTTCGGGATCTGAGACAGAGACCAGGCCACAGTCTTCTCTTGAatacgcatgcagtcaaaCCCACGGAGAAAGCGCGGTCTTCGaattcgttttttcctcctcaCTCCTCAAGACGCTCACACCCAGCTTCTCCTGAGTCGGTTTCCGACTTGCGTGCTCCACaggctctctctgtcccaACCGCCTCGACTCCGAAactgtctcccgtctccccAGACGCCTCGCGAGAAAGGGGAAGCCGCGTCGCTCGACCTGCGGTCGCGACAACGGCTCCGATAGATTTCGAGGCAGAAAAGGCAACCAGAGACCCCCCCCTGGCGACTTTGAAAAATGAAGCTGCGACagctcgtccttctcgtACTTCAGAGTTGTCTTCTTCACAATCCTCACCCGGCGAGAGCAAGCGACCAACTTCTTGTCTCAGTGCGCAGATCTGTCGCTCcactcttcgtctttcttcagaTGCTTCTCTACGCGCTTGCTCTGCCCTGaacgcctctccttcttctctttcttgttcccttcctgcttctccgtcttcggcttctccgtcttcggcttctctatcctcggcttctccgccttcttctccttgttcttctccttcgtcttctttttcgcacTCTGGCTTGTCTCCGCTGGTGACCCAGAGAGGCCAGGATCTTCGAGAGAGTGCCGTGACTTCGACAGAGCAGCGGCGGTCGAAGGGCGGCCTCGGcggagtgaagaagagcgacagccAAGAGTGGACGttcagaagagacagaacagagaggaaactcgCTCGCTTGGAACAGTCGCGCTACTTTACCTTCAAACACACAAAG GTTGACGGGAAGCTGGAGCTGCTTGAGAATCGCCGCAAAGTCTTGGAAGCGCTGCATGTTCTCCATACACTGTACGGATCTGAAATTTGTCGGCGCTTTGGACTCCG GTACACCTTCCTTGCCGAACACCACCCGactgagaagaaggcaggcaTCACTGTGAAAAAGCCGATGCAGACCAA AGTCCTGAACGACGGGGAGACTCCCACCGTCGTGCCAAGGTCTCTCGCGACGATTCGCCTTCGTttgcgaaagagagaagaagtgaacGAACTCATCAGTCGATCCACTCAGctcgctgttttcttccATGAACTTGCCCACCTCAG ACACATGAATCATGGGAAGGACTTTGCCCGCTTTCTTCGCGACATCTTCAgcttcgccgcctctcgtGGTCTTGTTGAACAG GGAATGACAAACGAGTTGCCTTCGCCGTGGAAGTGGGAACGAGAAGTATTCGACCGAGCAGGGAACCTGACAGATGCGGAGATTGACGAACTGTTTGAGCAAGACGAAAAAGCGATGGAAGCTGCAAATCTCCTCTGCTGCGGCGACAGCCAGTCCGCGTCTGCACCACCGTGCGACGCGCCTGCCTCGCGTTCACAGAATCTCCGAACTCACGGTGTAGGCACTTTCTCAACCGAATCGGGCGAGACAGCAACtgcgccgtcttcttcttctccatcgtctccttctccctcttcttctctctcttcttctttagTGTCTCAGGTGTCTAGACAGGCGCTGTCTGCGGGGAAGGCCACGGGCAGAGGTGGAGACAAGCGAGACGCTGGACAGACAGTGGAAGAATGCACACAGGGGCGCGGCCCGGCGAGTTGCGACGAAGTCGTCGAGAATCCGGGGACAGGACTCCGCAAGGAAAAGCCGACCATTGTGGAAGAAACGAGTTCGCGAAACCACACGCTTACACCGGATTTAGGAAAACGACTTGCTTCCCCAGTGTACAGCGCGaggcgaaaaggagaagcgacgacAAGCCTTCAAGGCGAGGTTCTTGGGAAGCAGACTGAGAATGTTGAGGAAGgtccgagagagacacaagttCGGTTTCTGCTCGCGAGAATCGGCGGTCGTCACACAGAAGAGCGAGCGTTGAAGCGCAAGGAAagcgctgcagagaagaaaagtccGAACGCCTCGTTGGGCAACACCCGCAGACCTGTGTTTGAATCTGCCGCGTCGCCTAGGCCTCTCATCTCTCGCAGAACATCTCGGGAACAGAAGACAAAAGGATGCAcgacttctcttccctcttccttAGAGTCGCCGGTCGCTGGTCTCCTTCaggtttcctcttccttcgacTGTGCCTCATGTTCGTCCACTGCCTCTGAGAGTTCTTCGTCCGACGCCAGAGCGGCGCGCTGCGCTAAGCCTGCAGGTGGACAGGGAGCCACACAGGTAGTGAATCCGGGACGCTCTGAGGGGTCTCGAGCATTTTTAGAGCGTGTTTAG
- a CDS encoding hypothetical protein (encoded by transcript TGME49_244670), whose amino-acid sequence MRRRSVPTPSCPVPAPEQPRGGVPPISVTPNLPVGKDGLISSTEDRHASGTTEPSFFTSLLQRLSTGLNSCTDARRGQDTFNELLVAESSHVDAGPCTLPPSLFGNREDIWIPPVYGSRAVGPTFSKSPESQLLESNGEIPASSNEVNTQGAGRPAVSVCAFLRREHCEFPLFFGERRACNVPSPSFASGTDSRSCLLLSGTSSSAPAFETPISHECPLACHKSERSVLLPPAPCSPPNEVSFFSDDVPNENRDFQLTSTSSSRLSARNFSESLGPNSSTIFLSVGDDSEGPHPTVASKFSIAEASALPTVLCPLAANSFSVGVSAGIAQGSVEPPQMRWKTAESQSFPQESTASDAVRGSSSGCSPLEAGERPLTNTGSGDGMRLEESLVCHACSGWNWPCSNHQTDSKETAFDSSQSQQTRATEAGSSPARARVSGETRGNYSLETSTVFQLAFDVYQGCRATSVDDGEVSIVGDPLFRERRPKVEDLVA is encoded by the coding sequence ATGAGGAGGCGTTCTGTGCCGACACCTTCGTGTCCAGTTCCGGCGCCAGAGCAGCCGCGTGGCGGGGTTCCACCCATCAGCGTGACGCCTAACTTGCCAGTTGGGAAGGATGGGCTCATATCATCTACGGAAGACAGGCATGCGAGTGGGACGACGGAACCTAGTTTCTTTACTTCGCTGCTGCAACGGTTGTCTACCGGTTTAAACAGTTGCACAGACGCCCGACGGGGACAGGACACCTTCAATGAGCTTCTCGTCGCAGAGTCATCGCACGTAGATGCCGGACCCTGCACACTTCCACCCTCGCTTTTTGGAAATCGAGAGGACATCTGGATTCCCCCTGTTTATGGGTCACGCGCCGTAGGTCCCACCTTCTCTAAGTCGCCTGAGAGTCAGTTGCTGGAATCGAACGGTGAAATTCCTGCCTCTTCGAACGAGGTCAACACTCAAGGAGCAGGCAGACCCGCTGTATCTGTATGTGCCTTTCTCCGCAGAGAGCACTGCGAGTTTCCGTTGTTTTTTGGCGAGCGACGCGCCTGCAATGTTCCTTCTCCATCATTTGCTTCTGGGACTGATTCCCGCAGCTGTCTACTGTTGTCGGGTACCTCATCCTCTGCGCCGGCCTTTGAAACACCGATTTCCCACGAGTGTCCCCTCGCCTGCCACAAATCTGAGCGTAGTGTGTTATTGCCTCCGGCTCCCTGTTCTCCCCCGAACGAGGTTTCATTTTTCTCCGACGACGTACCAAATGAGAACCGCGACTTCCAACTAACCAGCACGTCTTCGTCGCGGTTGTCTGCGCGCAATTTCTCCGAGTCGCTGGGTCCAAACAGTTCCACAATTTTCCTGTCCGTAGGCGATGATTCAGAGGGTCCACACCCTACCGTTGCGTCGAAATTCTCTATTGCTGAAGCCAGTGCGTTGCCTACTGTCTTGTGCCCTCTGGCGGCTAACAGTTTCAGTGTGGGTGTTTCCGCCGGCATCGCTCAAGGATCGGTGGAACCTCCACAAATGCGGTGGAAAACGGCAGAAAGCCAGAGTTTCCCTCAGGAGTCCACAGCCTCAGACGCAGTTAGAGGCTCATCGAGCGGATGCAGTCCACTCGAGGCGGGCGAAAGGCCACTAACAAATACCGGAAGCGGAGACGGAATGCGCCTTGAAGAATCGCTGGTCTGTCATGCGTGTTCTGGCTGGAATTGGCCGTGCTCGAACCACCAAACGGACTCGAAAGAGACGGCATTCGACAGCTCCCAAAGTCAACAAACGCGGGCAACCGAGGCAGGAAGTTCTCCAGCGCGTGCTCGTGTTTCTGGAGAGACCAGAGGAAACTACAGTCTCGAAACTTCCACCGTCTTTCAACTTGCGTTTGATGTGTATCAGGGGTGCAGAGCCACGAGCGTGGACGACGGTGAGGTGTCAATCGTTGGAGATCCCCTgttcagagaaagacggCCGAAAGTAGAAGACCTTGTCGCATGA